The following are encoded in a window of Kogia breviceps isolate mKogBre1 chromosome 12, mKogBre1 haplotype 1, whole genome shotgun sequence genomic DNA:
- the SGSM3 gene encoding small G protein signaling modulator 3 isoform X1, translating to MSGSHVPSASGPFSALTPSMWPQEILAKYTQKEEAVEQPDFCYDEFGFRVDKEGADGGPRPGQLLEDPPQRLRWQAHLEFTHNHDVGDLTWDKIAISLPRSEKLRSLVLAGVPHSMRPQLWMRLSGALQKKRNSELSYREIVKDSANDETVAAKQQIEKDLLRTMPSNACFAHVSSVGVPRLRRVLRALAWLYPEIGYCQGTGMVAACLLLFLEEEDAFWMMCTIIEDLLPASYFSTTLLGVQTDQRLLRHLIVQYLPRLDRLLQEHDIELSLITLHWFLTAFASVVHVRLLLRLWDLFFYEGSLVLFQTTLGMLRLKEEELIQSENSASIFNTLSDIPSQMEDADLLLGEAMRLAGSLTDVAVESQRRKHLAYLLADQGQLLGASPTASLSQVVRRRTQRRKSGITSLLFGEDDLEALKAKNIKQTELVADLREAILRVARHFQCTDPKNCSVQELSPDYSMESHQRDHENYVACSRGHPRRAKALLDFERHDDDELGFRKNDIITIVSQKDEHCWVGELNGLRGWFPAKFVEVLDERSKEYSIAGDDSVTEGVTDLVRGTLCPALKALFEHGLKKPSLLGGACHPWLFIEEAAGREVERDFDSVYSRLVLCKTYRLDEDGKVLTPEELLYRAVQSVNVTHDAAHAQMDVKLRSLICVGLNEQVLHLWLEVLCSSLPTVEKWYQPWSFLRSPGWVQIKCELRVLCCFAFSLSQDWELPAKREEEKQPLKEGVQDMLVKHHLFSWDIDG from the exons AAGGAAGAAGCAGTGGAGCAACCAGATTTCTGCTATGATGAGTTTGGCTTCCGCGTGGACAAGGAAG GCGCAGACGGCGGCCCCCGCCCAGGCCAGCTGCTGGAGGACCCCCCCCAGAGGCTGCGCTGGCAGGCCCACCTGGAGTTCACCCACAACCACGACgtgggggacctcacctgggacaAGATTGCCATCTCCCTGCCCCGCTCGGAGAAGCTCCGCTCTCTGGTGCTGGCTGGGGTGCCCCACAGCATGAGGCCGCAG CTGTGGATGCGGCTCTCCGGGGCCCTGCAGAAGAAGAGGAACTCCGAGCTGTCCTACCGAGAGATCGTGAAGGACAGCGCCAACGACGAGACCGTTGCTGCCAAGCAG CAGATTGAGAAGGACCTGCTCCGCACCATGCCCAGCAACGCCTGCTTTGCCCACGTGAGCAGCGTGGGCGTACCCCGCCTGCGCAGGGTGCTCCGAGCGCTGGCCTGGCTCTACCCAGAGATCGGCTACTGCCAGGGCACGGGCATG GTGGCTGCCTGCCTCCTGCtgttcctggaggaggaggacgcCTTCTGGATGATGTGCACTATCATTGAGGACCTGCTCCCCGCCTCCTACTTCAGCACCACTCTGCTGGGCGTCCAGACCGACCAGCGGCTCCTGCGCCACCTCATTGTCCAGTACCTGCCTCGGCTGGACAGGCTGCTCCAGGAGCATGACATCG AGCTGTCCCTCATCACACTGCACTGGTTCCTCACGGCCTTCGCCAGCGTGGTGCACGTCAGGCTGCTGCTGCGCCTCTGGGACCTGTTTTTCTACGAGGGCTCCCTGGTGCTGTTCCAGACCACGCTGGGCATGCTGCGCCTCAAG GAGGAGGAGCTGATCCAGTCGGAGAATTCGGCCTCCATCTTCAACACGCTGTCGGACATACCGTCGCAGATGGAGGACGCGGACCTGCTGCTGGGGGAGGCCATGCGGCTGGCGGGCTCCCTCACTGACGTGGCTGTGGAGAGCCAGCGCCGCAAGCACCTGGCCTACCTCCTAGCCGACCAGGGCCAGCTCCTGGGCGCCAGCCCCACCGCCAGCCTCTCTCAG GTTGTCCGCCGCAGGACCCAGCGGAGGAAGTCTGGCATCACGTCGCTGCTCTTCG GGGAGGACGACCTGGAGGCGCTCAAGGCCAAGAACATCAAGCAGACGGAGCTGGTGGCCGACCTCCGGGAAGCCATCCTTCGTGTGGCACGCCACTTCCAGTGCACAGACCCCAAGAACTGCAGTGTG CAGGAGCTGAGCCCAGACTACAGCATGGAGAGCCACCAGAGGGACCACGAGAACTACGTGGCGTGCTCGCGCGGCCACCCACGCCGGGCCAAGGCCCTGCTGGACTTCGAGCGCCACGACGATGACGAGCTGGGCTTCCGCAAGAACGACATCATCACG atcgtCTCTCAGAAGGACGAGCACTGCTGGGTGGGGGAGCTGAACGGCCTGAGAG GCTGGTTTCCAGCAAAGTTCGTGGAAGTCCTGGATGAGCGGAGCAAGGAG TACTCCATCGCGGGGGACGATTCTGTGACAGAGGGGGTCACGGACCTCGTGCGAGGGACCCTCTGCCCGGCCCTGAAGGCCCTGTTTGAGCACGGACTGAAGAAGCCTTCCCTGCTTGGGGGCGCCTGCCACCCCTGGCTGTTCATCGAGGAG GCGGCGGGCCGGGAGGTCGAGAGAGACTTCGACTCGGTGTATTCGCGCCTAGTGCTGTGTAAGACGTACAG ATTGGACGAAGATGGCAAAGTCCTGACCCCAGAGGAGCTGCTCTACCGG GCTGTGCAGTCCGTTAATGTGACCCATGACGCTGCACACGCACAAATGGACGTCAAGCTCCGCTCCCTCATCTGCGTGGGGCTCAA TGAGCAGGTCCTGCACCTGTGGCTGGAGGTGCTCTGCTCCAGCCTGCCCACCGTGGAGAAGTGGTACCAGCCCTGGTCCTTCCTGCGCAGCCCCGGCTGGGTCCAGATCAAGTGCGAGCTGCG GGTCCTCTGCTGCTTCGCCTTTAGCCTCTCCCAAGACTGGGAACTTCCTGCAAAGAGAGAG GAGGAGAAGCAGCCCCTGAAGGAGGGCGTCCAGGACATGCTGGTGAAGCACCACCTTTTCAGCTGGGACATAGACGGGTGA
- the SGSM3 gene encoding small G protein signaling modulator 3 isoform X2 produces the protein MSGSHVPSASGPFSALTPSMWPQEILAKYTQKEEAVEQPDFCYDEFGFRVDKEGADGGPRPGQLLEDPPQRLRWQAHLEFTHNHDVGDLTWDKIAISLPRSEKLRSLVLAGVPHSMRPQLWMRLSGALQKKRNSELSYREIVKDSANDETVAAKQIEKDLLRTMPSNACFAHVSSVGVPRLRRVLRALAWLYPEIGYCQGTGMVAACLLLFLEEEDAFWMMCTIIEDLLPASYFSTTLLGVQTDQRLLRHLIVQYLPRLDRLLQEHDIELSLITLHWFLTAFASVVHVRLLLRLWDLFFYEGSLVLFQTTLGMLRLKEEELIQSENSASIFNTLSDIPSQMEDADLLLGEAMRLAGSLTDVAVESQRRKHLAYLLADQGQLLGASPTASLSQVVRRRTQRRKSGITSLLFGEDDLEALKAKNIKQTELVADLREAILRVARHFQCTDPKNCSVQELSPDYSMESHQRDHENYVACSRGHPRRAKALLDFERHDDDELGFRKNDIITIVSQKDEHCWVGELNGLRGWFPAKFVEVLDERSKEYSIAGDDSVTEGVTDLVRGTLCPALKALFEHGLKKPSLLGGACHPWLFIEEAAGREVERDFDSVYSRLVLCKTYRLDEDGKVLTPEELLYRAVQSVNVTHDAAHAQMDVKLRSLICVGLNEQVLHLWLEVLCSSLPTVEKWYQPWSFLRSPGWVQIKCELRVLCCFAFSLSQDWELPAKREEEKQPLKEGVQDMLVKHHLFSWDIDG, from the exons AAGGAAGAAGCAGTGGAGCAACCAGATTTCTGCTATGATGAGTTTGGCTTCCGCGTGGACAAGGAAG GCGCAGACGGCGGCCCCCGCCCAGGCCAGCTGCTGGAGGACCCCCCCCAGAGGCTGCGCTGGCAGGCCCACCTGGAGTTCACCCACAACCACGACgtgggggacctcacctgggacaAGATTGCCATCTCCCTGCCCCGCTCGGAGAAGCTCCGCTCTCTGGTGCTGGCTGGGGTGCCCCACAGCATGAGGCCGCAG CTGTGGATGCGGCTCTCCGGGGCCCTGCAGAAGAAGAGGAACTCCGAGCTGTCCTACCGAGAGATCGTGAAGGACAGCGCCAACGACGAGACCGTTGCTGCCAAGCAG ATTGAGAAGGACCTGCTCCGCACCATGCCCAGCAACGCCTGCTTTGCCCACGTGAGCAGCGTGGGCGTACCCCGCCTGCGCAGGGTGCTCCGAGCGCTGGCCTGGCTCTACCCAGAGATCGGCTACTGCCAGGGCACGGGCATG GTGGCTGCCTGCCTCCTGCtgttcctggaggaggaggacgcCTTCTGGATGATGTGCACTATCATTGAGGACCTGCTCCCCGCCTCCTACTTCAGCACCACTCTGCTGGGCGTCCAGACCGACCAGCGGCTCCTGCGCCACCTCATTGTCCAGTACCTGCCTCGGCTGGACAGGCTGCTCCAGGAGCATGACATCG AGCTGTCCCTCATCACACTGCACTGGTTCCTCACGGCCTTCGCCAGCGTGGTGCACGTCAGGCTGCTGCTGCGCCTCTGGGACCTGTTTTTCTACGAGGGCTCCCTGGTGCTGTTCCAGACCACGCTGGGCATGCTGCGCCTCAAG GAGGAGGAGCTGATCCAGTCGGAGAATTCGGCCTCCATCTTCAACACGCTGTCGGACATACCGTCGCAGATGGAGGACGCGGACCTGCTGCTGGGGGAGGCCATGCGGCTGGCGGGCTCCCTCACTGACGTGGCTGTGGAGAGCCAGCGCCGCAAGCACCTGGCCTACCTCCTAGCCGACCAGGGCCAGCTCCTGGGCGCCAGCCCCACCGCCAGCCTCTCTCAG GTTGTCCGCCGCAGGACCCAGCGGAGGAAGTCTGGCATCACGTCGCTGCTCTTCG GGGAGGACGACCTGGAGGCGCTCAAGGCCAAGAACATCAAGCAGACGGAGCTGGTGGCCGACCTCCGGGAAGCCATCCTTCGTGTGGCACGCCACTTCCAGTGCACAGACCCCAAGAACTGCAGTGTG CAGGAGCTGAGCCCAGACTACAGCATGGAGAGCCACCAGAGGGACCACGAGAACTACGTGGCGTGCTCGCGCGGCCACCCACGCCGGGCCAAGGCCCTGCTGGACTTCGAGCGCCACGACGATGACGAGCTGGGCTTCCGCAAGAACGACATCATCACG atcgtCTCTCAGAAGGACGAGCACTGCTGGGTGGGGGAGCTGAACGGCCTGAGAG GCTGGTTTCCAGCAAAGTTCGTGGAAGTCCTGGATGAGCGGAGCAAGGAG TACTCCATCGCGGGGGACGATTCTGTGACAGAGGGGGTCACGGACCTCGTGCGAGGGACCCTCTGCCCGGCCCTGAAGGCCCTGTTTGAGCACGGACTGAAGAAGCCTTCCCTGCTTGGGGGCGCCTGCCACCCCTGGCTGTTCATCGAGGAG GCGGCGGGCCGGGAGGTCGAGAGAGACTTCGACTCGGTGTATTCGCGCCTAGTGCTGTGTAAGACGTACAG ATTGGACGAAGATGGCAAAGTCCTGACCCCAGAGGAGCTGCTCTACCGG GCTGTGCAGTCCGTTAATGTGACCCATGACGCTGCACACGCACAAATGGACGTCAAGCTCCGCTCCCTCATCTGCGTGGGGCTCAA TGAGCAGGTCCTGCACCTGTGGCTGGAGGTGCTCTGCTCCAGCCTGCCCACCGTGGAGAAGTGGTACCAGCCCTGGTCCTTCCTGCGCAGCCCCGGCTGGGTCCAGATCAAGTGCGAGCTGCG GGTCCTCTGCTGCTTCGCCTTTAGCCTCTCCCAAGACTGGGAACTTCCTGCAAAGAGAGAG GAGGAGAAGCAGCCCCTGAAGGAGGGCGTCCAGGACATGCTGGTGAAGCACCACCTTTTCAGCTGGGACATAGACGGGTGA
- the SGSM3 gene encoding small G protein signaling modulator 3 isoform X5 translates to MSGSHVPSASGPFSALTPSMWPQEILAKYTQKEEAVEQPDFCYDEFGFRVDKEGADGGPRPGQLLEDPPQRLRWQAHLEFTHNHDVGDLTWDKIAISLPRSEKLRSLVLAGVPHSMRPQLWMRLSGALQKKRNSELSYREIVKDSANDETVAAKQQIEKDLLRTMPSNACFAHVSSVGVPRLRRVLRALAWLYPEIGYCQGTGMVAACLLLFLEEEDAFWMMCTIIEDLLPASYFSTTLLGVQTDQRLLRHLIVQYLPRLDRLLQEHDIELSLITLHWFLTAFASVVHVRLLLRLWDLFFYEGSLVLFQTTLGMLRLKEEELIQSENSASIFNTLSDIPSQMEDADLLLGEAMRLAGSLTDVAVESQRRKHLAYLLADQGQLLGASPTASLSQVVRRRTQRRKSGITSLLFGEDDLEALKAKNIKQTELVADLREAILRVARHFQCTDPKNCSVQELSPDYSMESHQRDHENYVACSRGHPRRAKALLDFERHDDDELGFRKNDIITIVSQKDEHCWVGELNGLRGWFPAKFVEVLDERSKEYSIAGDDSVTEGVTDLVRGTLCPALKALFEHGLKKPSLLGGACHPWLFIEEAAGREVERDFDSVYSRLVLCKTYRLDEDGKVLTPEELLYRAVQSVNVTHDAAHAQMDVKLRSLICVGLKTLCLEPPPTPPCLWPVSRSCTCGWRCSAPACPPWRSGTSPGPSCAAPAGSRSSASCGSSAASPLASPKTGNFLQRERRRSSP, encoded by the exons AAGGAAGAAGCAGTGGAGCAACCAGATTTCTGCTATGATGAGTTTGGCTTCCGCGTGGACAAGGAAG GCGCAGACGGCGGCCCCCGCCCAGGCCAGCTGCTGGAGGACCCCCCCCAGAGGCTGCGCTGGCAGGCCCACCTGGAGTTCACCCACAACCACGACgtgggggacctcacctgggacaAGATTGCCATCTCCCTGCCCCGCTCGGAGAAGCTCCGCTCTCTGGTGCTGGCTGGGGTGCCCCACAGCATGAGGCCGCAG CTGTGGATGCGGCTCTCCGGGGCCCTGCAGAAGAAGAGGAACTCCGAGCTGTCCTACCGAGAGATCGTGAAGGACAGCGCCAACGACGAGACCGTTGCTGCCAAGCAG CAGATTGAGAAGGACCTGCTCCGCACCATGCCCAGCAACGCCTGCTTTGCCCACGTGAGCAGCGTGGGCGTACCCCGCCTGCGCAGGGTGCTCCGAGCGCTGGCCTGGCTCTACCCAGAGATCGGCTACTGCCAGGGCACGGGCATG GTGGCTGCCTGCCTCCTGCtgttcctggaggaggaggacgcCTTCTGGATGATGTGCACTATCATTGAGGACCTGCTCCCCGCCTCCTACTTCAGCACCACTCTGCTGGGCGTCCAGACCGACCAGCGGCTCCTGCGCCACCTCATTGTCCAGTACCTGCCTCGGCTGGACAGGCTGCTCCAGGAGCATGACATCG AGCTGTCCCTCATCACACTGCACTGGTTCCTCACGGCCTTCGCCAGCGTGGTGCACGTCAGGCTGCTGCTGCGCCTCTGGGACCTGTTTTTCTACGAGGGCTCCCTGGTGCTGTTCCAGACCACGCTGGGCATGCTGCGCCTCAAG GAGGAGGAGCTGATCCAGTCGGAGAATTCGGCCTCCATCTTCAACACGCTGTCGGACATACCGTCGCAGATGGAGGACGCGGACCTGCTGCTGGGGGAGGCCATGCGGCTGGCGGGCTCCCTCACTGACGTGGCTGTGGAGAGCCAGCGCCGCAAGCACCTGGCCTACCTCCTAGCCGACCAGGGCCAGCTCCTGGGCGCCAGCCCCACCGCCAGCCTCTCTCAG GTTGTCCGCCGCAGGACCCAGCGGAGGAAGTCTGGCATCACGTCGCTGCTCTTCG GGGAGGACGACCTGGAGGCGCTCAAGGCCAAGAACATCAAGCAGACGGAGCTGGTGGCCGACCTCCGGGAAGCCATCCTTCGTGTGGCACGCCACTTCCAGTGCACAGACCCCAAGAACTGCAGTGTG CAGGAGCTGAGCCCAGACTACAGCATGGAGAGCCACCAGAGGGACCACGAGAACTACGTGGCGTGCTCGCGCGGCCACCCACGCCGGGCCAAGGCCCTGCTGGACTTCGAGCGCCACGACGATGACGAGCTGGGCTTCCGCAAGAACGACATCATCACG atcgtCTCTCAGAAGGACGAGCACTGCTGGGTGGGGGAGCTGAACGGCCTGAGAG GCTGGTTTCCAGCAAAGTTCGTGGAAGTCCTGGATGAGCGGAGCAAGGAG TACTCCATCGCGGGGGACGATTCTGTGACAGAGGGGGTCACGGACCTCGTGCGAGGGACCCTCTGCCCGGCCCTGAAGGCCCTGTTTGAGCACGGACTGAAGAAGCCTTCCCTGCTTGGGGGCGCCTGCCACCCCTGGCTGTTCATCGAGGAG GCGGCGGGCCGGGAGGTCGAGAGAGACTTCGACTCGGTGTATTCGCGCCTAGTGCTGTGTAAGACGTACAG ATTGGACGAAGATGGCAAAGTCCTGACCCCAGAGGAGCTGCTCTACCGG GCTGTGCAGTCCGTTAATGTGACCCATGACGCTGCACACGCACAAATGGACGTCAAGCTCCGCTCCCTCATCTGCGTGGGGCTCAA GACCCTCTGCCTGGAGCCGCCCCCGACCCCGCCCTGCCTGTGGCCAGTGAGCAGGTCCTGCACCTGTGGCTGGAGGTGCTCTGCTCCAGCCTGCCCACCGTGGAGAAGTGGTACCAGCCCTGGTCCTTCCTGCGCAGCCCCGGCTGGGTCCAGATCAAGTGCGAGCTGCG GGTCCTCTGCTGCTTCGCCTTTAGCCTCTCCCAAGACTGGGAACTTCCTGCAAAGAGAGAG GAGGAGAAGCAGCCCCTGA
- the SGSM3 gene encoding small G protein signaling modulator 3 isoform X6: MSGSHVPSASGPFSALTPSMWPQEILAKYTQKEEAVEQPDFCYDEFGFRVDKEGADGGPRPGQLLEDPPQRLRWQAHLEFTHNHDVGDLTWDKIAISLPRSEKLRSLVLAGVPHSMRPQLWMRLSGALQKKRNSELSYREIVKDSANDETVAAKQIEKDLLRTMPSNACFAHVSSVGVPRLRRVLRALAWLYPEIGYCQGTGMVAACLLLFLEEEDAFWMMCTIIEDLLPASYFSTTLLGVQTDQRLLRHLIVQYLPRLDRLLQEHDIELSLITLHWFLTAFASVVHVRLLLRLWDLFFYEGSLVLFQTTLGMLRLKEEELIQSENSASIFNTLSDIPSQMEDADLLLGEAMRLAGSLTDVAVESQRRKHLAYLLADQGQLLGASPTASLSQVVRRRTQRRKSGITSLLFGEDDLEALKAKNIKQTELVADLREAILRVARHFQCTDPKNCSVQELSPDYSMESHQRDHENYVACSRGHPRRAKALLDFERHDDDELGFRKNDIITIVSQKDEHCWVGELNGLRGWFPAKFVEVLDERSKEYSIAGDDSVTEGVTDLVRGTLCPALKALFEHGLKKPSLLGGACHPWLFIEEAAGREVERDFDSVYSRLVLCKTYRLDEDGKVLTPEELLYRAVQSVNVTHDAAHAQMDVKLRSLICVGLKTLCLEPPPTPPCLWPVSRSCTCGWRCSAPACPPWRSGTSPGPSCAAPAGSRSSASCGSSAASPLASPKTGNFLQRERRRSSP, from the exons AAGGAAGAAGCAGTGGAGCAACCAGATTTCTGCTATGATGAGTTTGGCTTCCGCGTGGACAAGGAAG GCGCAGACGGCGGCCCCCGCCCAGGCCAGCTGCTGGAGGACCCCCCCCAGAGGCTGCGCTGGCAGGCCCACCTGGAGTTCACCCACAACCACGACgtgggggacctcacctgggacaAGATTGCCATCTCCCTGCCCCGCTCGGAGAAGCTCCGCTCTCTGGTGCTGGCTGGGGTGCCCCACAGCATGAGGCCGCAG CTGTGGATGCGGCTCTCCGGGGCCCTGCAGAAGAAGAGGAACTCCGAGCTGTCCTACCGAGAGATCGTGAAGGACAGCGCCAACGACGAGACCGTTGCTGCCAAGCAG ATTGAGAAGGACCTGCTCCGCACCATGCCCAGCAACGCCTGCTTTGCCCACGTGAGCAGCGTGGGCGTACCCCGCCTGCGCAGGGTGCTCCGAGCGCTGGCCTGGCTCTACCCAGAGATCGGCTACTGCCAGGGCACGGGCATG GTGGCTGCCTGCCTCCTGCtgttcctggaggaggaggacgcCTTCTGGATGATGTGCACTATCATTGAGGACCTGCTCCCCGCCTCCTACTTCAGCACCACTCTGCTGGGCGTCCAGACCGACCAGCGGCTCCTGCGCCACCTCATTGTCCAGTACCTGCCTCGGCTGGACAGGCTGCTCCAGGAGCATGACATCG AGCTGTCCCTCATCACACTGCACTGGTTCCTCACGGCCTTCGCCAGCGTGGTGCACGTCAGGCTGCTGCTGCGCCTCTGGGACCTGTTTTTCTACGAGGGCTCCCTGGTGCTGTTCCAGACCACGCTGGGCATGCTGCGCCTCAAG GAGGAGGAGCTGATCCAGTCGGAGAATTCGGCCTCCATCTTCAACACGCTGTCGGACATACCGTCGCAGATGGAGGACGCGGACCTGCTGCTGGGGGAGGCCATGCGGCTGGCGGGCTCCCTCACTGACGTGGCTGTGGAGAGCCAGCGCCGCAAGCACCTGGCCTACCTCCTAGCCGACCAGGGCCAGCTCCTGGGCGCCAGCCCCACCGCCAGCCTCTCTCAG GTTGTCCGCCGCAGGACCCAGCGGAGGAAGTCTGGCATCACGTCGCTGCTCTTCG GGGAGGACGACCTGGAGGCGCTCAAGGCCAAGAACATCAAGCAGACGGAGCTGGTGGCCGACCTCCGGGAAGCCATCCTTCGTGTGGCACGCCACTTCCAGTGCACAGACCCCAAGAACTGCAGTGTG CAGGAGCTGAGCCCAGACTACAGCATGGAGAGCCACCAGAGGGACCACGAGAACTACGTGGCGTGCTCGCGCGGCCACCCACGCCGGGCCAAGGCCCTGCTGGACTTCGAGCGCCACGACGATGACGAGCTGGGCTTCCGCAAGAACGACATCATCACG atcgtCTCTCAGAAGGACGAGCACTGCTGGGTGGGGGAGCTGAACGGCCTGAGAG GCTGGTTTCCAGCAAAGTTCGTGGAAGTCCTGGATGAGCGGAGCAAGGAG TACTCCATCGCGGGGGACGATTCTGTGACAGAGGGGGTCACGGACCTCGTGCGAGGGACCCTCTGCCCGGCCCTGAAGGCCCTGTTTGAGCACGGACTGAAGAAGCCTTCCCTGCTTGGGGGCGCCTGCCACCCCTGGCTGTTCATCGAGGAG GCGGCGGGCCGGGAGGTCGAGAGAGACTTCGACTCGGTGTATTCGCGCCTAGTGCTGTGTAAGACGTACAG ATTGGACGAAGATGGCAAAGTCCTGACCCCAGAGGAGCTGCTCTACCGG GCTGTGCAGTCCGTTAATGTGACCCATGACGCTGCACACGCACAAATGGACGTCAAGCTCCGCTCCCTCATCTGCGTGGGGCTCAA GACCCTCTGCCTGGAGCCGCCCCCGACCCCGCCCTGCCTGTGGCCAGTGAGCAGGTCCTGCACCTGTGGCTGGAGGTGCTCTGCTCCAGCCTGCCCACCGTGGAGAAGTGGTACCAGCCCTGGTCCTTCCTGCGCAGCCCCGGCTGGGTCCAGATCAAGTGCGAGCTGCG GGTCCTCTGCTGCTTCGCCTTTAGCCTCTCCCAAGACTGGGAACTTCCTGCAAAGAGAGAG GAGGAGAAGCAGCCCCTGA
- the SGSM3 gene encoding small G protein signaling modulator 3 isoform X8: MSGSHVPSASGPFSALTPSMWPQEILAKYTQKEEAVEQPDFCYDEFGFRVDKEGADGGPRPGQLLEDPPQRLRWQAHLEFTHNHDVGDLTWDKIAISLPRSEKLRSLVLAGVPHSMRPQLWMRLSGALQKKRNSELSYREIVKDSANDETVAAKQVAACLLLFLEEEDAFWMMCTIIEDLLPASYFSTTLLGVQTDQRLLRHLIVQYLPRLDRLLQEHDIELSLITLHWFLTAFASVVHVRLLLRLWDLFFYEGSLVLFQTTLGMLRLKEEELIQSENSASIFNTLSDIPSQMEDADLLLGEAMRLAGSLTDVAVESQRRKHLAYLLADQGQLLGASPTASLSQVVRRRTQRRKSGITSLLFGEDDLEALKAKNIKQTELVADLREAILRVARHFQCTDPKNCSVQELSPDYSMESHQRDHENYVACSRGHPRRAKALLDFERHDDDELGFRKNDIITIVSQKDEHCWVGELNGLRGWFPAKFVEVLDERSKEYSIAGDDSVTEGVTDLVRGTLCPALKALFEHGLKKPSLLGGACHPWLFIEEAAGREVERDFDSVYSRLVLCKTYRLDEDGKVLTPEELLYRAVQSVNVTHDAAHAQMDVKLRSLICVGLNEQVLHLWLEVLCSSLPTVEKWYQPWSFLRSPGWVQIKCELRVLCCFAFSLSQDWELPAKREEEKQPLKEGVQDMLVKHHLFSWDIDG, encoded by the exons AAGGAAGAAGCAGTGGAGCAACCAGATTTCTGCTATGATGAGTTTGGCTTCCGCGTGGACAAGGAAG GCGCAGACGGCGGCCCCCGCCCAGGCCAGCTGCTGGAGGACCCCCCCCAGAGGCTGCGCTGGCAGGCCCACCTGGAGTTCACCCACAACCACGACgtgggggacctcacctgggacaAGATTGCCATCTCCCTGCCCCGCTCGGAGAAGCTCCGCTCTCTGGTGCTGGCTGGGGTGCCCCACAGCATGAGGCCGCAG CTGTGGATGCGGCTCTCCGGGGCCCTGCAGAAGAAGAGGAACTCCGAGCTGTCCTACCGAGAGATCGTGAAGGACAGCGCCAACGACGAGACCGTTGCTGCCAAGCAG GTGGCTGCCTGCCTCCTGCtgttcctggaggaggaggacgcCTTCTGGATGATGTGCACTATCATTGAGGACCTGCTCCCCGCCTCCTACTTCAGCACCACTCTGCTGGGCGTCCAGACCGACCAGCGGCTCCTGCGCCACCTCATTGTCCAGTACCTGCCTCGGCTGGACAGGCTGCTCCAGGAGCATGACATCG AGCTGTCCCTCATCACACTGCACTGGTTCCTCACGGCCTTCGCCAGCGTGGTGCACGTCAGGCTGCTGCTGCGCCTCTGGGACCTGTTTTTCTACGAGGGCTCCCTGGTGCTGTTCCAGACCACGCTGGGCATGCTGCGCCTCAAG GAGGAGGAGCTGATCCAGTCGGAGAATTCGGCCTCCATCTTCAACACGCTGTCGGACATACCGTCGCAGATGGAGGACGCGGACCTGCTGCTGGGGGAGGCCATGCGGCTGGCGGGCTCCCTCACTGACGTGGCTGTGGAGAGCCAGCGCCGCAAGCACCTGGCCTACCTCCTAGCCGACCAGGGCCAGCTCCTGGGCGCCAGCCCCACCGCCAGCCTCTCTCAG GTTGTCCGCCGCAGGACCCAGCGGAGGAAGTCTGGCATCACGTCGCTGCTCTTCG GGGAGGACGACCTGGAGGCGCTCAAGGCCAAGAACATCAAGCAGACGGAGCTGGTGGCCGACCTCCGGGAAGCCATCCTTCGTGTGGCACGCCACTTCCAGTGCACAGACCCCAAGAACTGCAGTGTG CAGGAGCTGAGCCCAGACTACAGCATGGAGAGCCACCAGAGGGACCACGAGAACTACGTGGCGTGCTCGCGCGGCCACCCACGCCGGGCCAAGGCCCTGCTGGACTTCGAGCGCCACGACGATGACGAGCTGGGCTTCCGCAAGAACGACATCATCACG atcgtCTCTCAGAAGGACGAGCACTGCTGGGTGGGGGAGCTGAACGGCCTGAGAG GCTGGTTTCCAGCAAAGTTCGTGGAAGTCCTGGATGAGCGGAGCAAGGAG TACTCCATCGCGGGGGACGATTCTGTGACAGAGGGGGTCACGGACCTCGTGCGAGGGACCCTCTGCCCGGCCCTGAAGGCCCTGTTTGAGCACGGACTGAAGAAGCCTTCCCTGCTTGGGGGCGCCTGCCACCCCTGGCTGTTCATCGAGGAG GCGGCGGGCCGGGAGGTCGAGAGAGACTTCGACTCGGTGTATTCGCGCCTAGTGCTGTGTAAGACGTACAG ATTGGACGAAGATGGCAAAGTCCTGACCCCAGAGGAGCTGCTCTACCGG GCTGTGCAGTCCGTTAATGTGACCCATGACGCTGCACACGCACAAATGGACGTCAAGCTCCGCTCCCTCATCTGCGTGGGGCTCAA TGAGCAGGTCCTGCACCTGTGGCTGGAGGTGCTCTGCTCCAGCCTGCCCACCGTGGAGAAGTGGTACCAGCCCTGGTCCTTCCTGCGCAGCCCCGGCTGGGTCCAGATCAAGTGCGAGCTGCG GGTCCTCTGCTGCTTCGCCTTTAGCCTCTCCCAAGACTGGGAACTTCCTGCAAAGAGAGAG GAGGAGAAGCAGCCCCTGAAGGAGGGCGTCCAGGACATGCTGGTGAAGCACCACCTTTTCAGCTGGGACATAGACGGGTGA